A genomic region of Raphanus sativus cultivar WK10039 chromosome 6, ASM80110v3, whole genome shotgun sequence contains the following coding sequences:
- the LOC108829386 gene encoding protein DETOXIFICATION 40-like isoform X1 codes for MDSSQNDGVYQPLLHPPADGRVPLSPSTESSNGELERVLSDVETPLFHRLRKATMIESKLLFKLAAPAVIVYMINYLMSMSTQIFSGHLGNLELAAASLGNTGIQIFAYGLMLGMGSAVETLCGQAFGGRKYEMLGIYLQRSTVLLSLTGVLLTLIYVFSKPILLFLGESPEIASAASIFVYGLIPQIFAYAVNFPIQKFLQSQSIVAPSAYISTATLFVHLLLSWLAIYKLGMGLLGASLVLSLSWWIIVVAQFVYIVTSERCRETWRGFSVQAFSGLPSFFKLSAASAVMLCLETWYFQILVLLAGLLENPELALDSLSICMTISGWVFMISVGFNAAISVRVSNELGAGNPKSASFSVIIVNIYSLITCVILAIVILAFRDVLSYAFTEGEEVSAAVSDLCPLLALTLVLNGIQPVLSGVAVGCGWQTFVAKVNVGCYYIIGIPLGALFGFYFKFDAKGIWTGMICGTLIQTVILAWVMFRTDWTKEVEEASKRLDKWSNKKLEVVPE; via the exons ATGGACTCGTCTCAAAACGATGGCGTATACCAACCGCTTCTCCACCCTCCTGCTGATGGAAGGGTGCCGCTTTCTCCATCGACGGAGTCTAGCAACGGCGAGCTAGAGAGAGTGCTTTCCGACGTTGAAACTCCGTTATTTCACCGCCTTCGTAAGGCCACGATGATTGAATCCAAGCTTCTCTTCAAACTTGCTGCTCCTGCGGTCATCGTGTACATGATAAACTACCTGATGTCCATGTCCACTCAAATCTTCTCCGGCCATCTCGGAAACCTAGAACTCGCTGCAGCTTCTCTTGGTAACACCGGGATACAAATCTTCGCATACGGTCTCATG TTAGGAATGGGTAGTGCGGTAGAAACGTTGTGTGGTCAAGCGTTTGGAGGTAGAAAATACGAGATGCTTGGCATATATCTCCAGAGATCCACCGTGCTGCTCTCTCTCACGGGCGTTCTCCTAACGTTAATCTACGTCTTCTCCAAACCCATTTTGCTTTTCCTAGGAGAGTCGCCGGAGATAGCTTCCGCCGCGTCTATCTTCGTCTACGGCCTAATACCTCAAATCTTTGCCTATGCCGTGAACTTCCCGATCCAAAAGTTCCTACAGTCGCAAAGCATCGTTGCACCGAGTGCTTACATCTCAACGGCCACGCTCTTCGTTCACCTTCTCTTAAGCTGGCTCGCTATTTACAAGCTTGGCATGGGGCTTCTTGGAGCCTCGCTTGTGCTCAGCCTCTCGTGGTGGATTATAGTGGTGGCTCAGTTTGTTTACATTGTGACGAGTGAACGGTGTCGTGAGACGTGGAGAGGGTTTAGTGTGCAAGCGTTCTCGGGGTTACCGAGTTTCTTTAAACTCTCTGCTGCCTCTGCCGTGATGCTCTGCCTTGAGACTTGGTATTTTCAGATTCTCGTTCTTCTCGCCGGACTTCTCGAGAATCCAGAGCTTGCTCTTGATTCGCTCTCCATTTG CATGACGATTTCAGGATGGGTGTTCATGATATCTGTTGGATTCAATGCAGCGATAAG TGTAAGAGTGAGCAATGAACTTGGAGCTGGAAACCCTAAATCAGCATCGTTTTCTGTTATCATCGTCAACATTTATTCGTTAATCACATGTGTGATCTTAGCCATTGTGATTTTGGCGTTCCGTGACGTCTTGAGCTATGCTTTCACCGAGGGTGAAGAAGTTTCAGCCGCTGTTTCTGATCTTTGCCCGCTTCTTGCCTTAACTCTTGTCCTCAATGGAATCCAACCCGTCCTTTCCG gtGTGGCGGTTGGATGCGGTTGGCAAACGTTTGTGGCAAAAGTTAACGTTGGATGTTACTACATTATCGGAATTCCTCTTGGGGCTCTCTTTGGGTTTTACTTTAAGTTCGATGCCAAG GGTATATGGACGGGAATGATATGTGGAACTCTTATACAAACGGTTATTTTAGCATGGGTCATGTTTCGTACAGACTGGACAAAAGAA GTGGAAGAGGCTTCTAAAAGGTTGGACAAATGGAGCAACAAGAAACTAGAAGTGGTTCCCGAATGA
- the LOC108829386 gene encoding protein DETOXIFICATION 40-like isoform X2, which produces MDSSQNDGVYQPLLHPPADGRVPLSPSTESSNGELERVLSDVETPLFHRLRKATMIESKLLFKLAAPAVIVYMINYLMSMSTQIFSGHLGNLELAAASLGNTGIQIFAYGLMLGMGSAVETLCGQAFGGRKYEMLGIYLQRSTVLLSLTGVLLTLIYVFSKPILLFLGESPEIASAASIFVYGLIPQIFAYAVNFPIQKFLQSQSIVAPSAYISTATLFVHLLLSWLAIYKLGMGLLGASLVLSLSWWIIVVAQFVYIVTSERCRETWRGFSVQAFSGLPSFFKLSAASAVMLCLETWYFQILVLLAGLLENPELALDSLSICMTISGWVFMISVGFNAAISVRVSNELGAGNPKSASFSVIIVNIYSLITCVILAIVILAFRDVLSYAFTEGEEVSAAVSDLCPLLALTLVLNGIQPVLSGVAVGCGWQTFVAKVNVGCYYIIGIPLGALFGFYFKFDAKGIWTGMICGTLIQTVILAWVMFRTDWTKEL; this is translated from the exons ATGGACTCGTCTCAAAACGATGGCGTATACCAACCGCTTCTCCACCCTCCTGCTGATGGAAGGGTGCCGCTTTCTCCATCGACGGAGTCTAGCAACGGCGAGCTAGAGAGAGTGCTTTCCGACGTTGAAACTCCGTTATTTCACCGCCTTCGTAAGGCCACGATGATTGAATCCAAGCTTCTCTTCAAACTTGCTGCTCCTGCGGTCATCGTGTACATGATAAACTACCTGATGTCCATGTCCACTCAAATCTTCTCCGGCCATCTCGGAAACCTAGAACTCGCTGCAGCTTCTCTTGGTAACACCGGGATACAAATCTTCGCATACGGTCTCATG TTAGGAATGGGTAGTGCGGTAGAAACGTTGTGTGGTCAAGCGTTTGGAGGTAGAAAATACGAGATGCTTGGCATATATCTCCAGAGATCCACCGTGCTGCTCTCTCTCACGGGCGTTCTCCTAACGTTAATCTACGTCTTCTCCAAACCCATTTTGCTTTTCCTAGGAGAGTCGCCGGAGATAGCTTCCGCCGCGTCTATCTTCGTCTACGGCCTAATACCTCAAATCTTTGCCTATGCCGTGAACTTCCCGATCCAAAAGTTCCTACAGTCGCAAAGCATCGTTGCACCGAGTGCTTACATCTCAACGGCCACGCTCTTCGTTCACCTTCTCTTAAGCTGGCTCGCTATTTACAAGCTTGGCATGGGGCTTCTTGGAGCCTCGCTTGTGCTCAGCCTCTCGTGGTGGATTATAGTGGTGGCTCAGTTTGTTTACATTGTGACGAGTGAACGGTGTCGTGAGACGTGGAGAGGGTTTAGTGTGCAAGCGTTCTCGGGGTTACCGAGTTTCTTTAAACTCTCTGCTGCCTCTGCCGTGATGCTCTGCCTTGAGACTTGGTATTTTCAGATTCTCGTTCTTCTCGCCGGACTTCTCGAGAATCCAGAGCTTGCTCTTGATTCGCTCTCCATTTG CATGACGATTTCAGGATGGGTGTTCATGATATCTGTTGGATTCAATGCAGCGATAAG TGTAAGAGTGAGCAATGAACTTGGAGCTGGAAACCCTAAATCAGCATCGTTTTCTGTTATCATCGTCAACATTTATTCGTTAATCACATGTGTGATCTTAGCCATTGTGATTTTGGCGTTCCGTGACGTCTTGAGCTATGCTTTCACCGAGGGTGAAGAAGTTTCAGCCGCTGTTTCTGATCTTTGCCCGCTTCTTGCCTTAACTCTTGTCCTCAATGGAATCCAACCCGTCCTTTCCG gtGTGGCGGTTGGATGCGGTTGGCAAACGTTTGTGGCAAAAGTTAACGTTGGATGTTACTACATTATCGGAATTCCTCTTGGGGCTCTCTTTGGGTTTTACTTTAAGTTCGATGCCAAG GGTATATGGACGGGAATGATATGTGGAACTCTTATACAAACGGTTATTTTAGCATGGGTCATGTTTCGTACAGACTGGACAAAAGAA CTTTAG